Proteins encoded in a region of the Candidatus Moanabacter tarae genome:
- the mnmG gene encoding tRNA uridine 5-carboxymethylaminomethyl modification enzyme MnmG codes for MESYPEKSFDVIICGAGHAGCEAALAATRIGARALILTGNIDSIAQMSCNPAIGGQAKGQIVREIDALGGEMALNSDTTGIQFRLLNASKGPAVQAPRAQCDKKAYQFRMKHILELQENLSLFQGIVSELIIKKGRICGVNTNLGIKFFAESVIVTTGTFLRGMMHIGKNQNEGGRLGDFASNTLSSSLIKSGIKLKRLKTGTPPRILGSSIDFKELQEQKGDEKPTFFSFFDTRGPENLFHVEQIGQRKLGWKPGTQQVSCWTTHTSSKTNQLVRRNLTRSPLYEGIIEGVGPRYCPSIEDKVVRFAQRERHLVFLEPEGRNTDEWYVNGMSTSLPFDVQIDMLRSVKGLEAVKVLRPAYAVEYDFAPPTQLLASLESKKIEGLFFAGQINGTSGYEEAAAQGLIAGVNAVMKVRGQEPLILGRDEAYIGVLIDDLVTKGTKEPYRMFTSRAEYRLMLNHGSAEIRLGQHAKKYKLLNEHRLGKIHTKIETIKKWIKLLEEMKSPNGSYGDFIRRGRNPTILPEEFLGLNQAIKDEVLYKIGFRGYLERESRQAEKFKSLDSIKIPQGFEYKGITGLKEESIEKLESIKPYNLGQAGRISGVNPTDINILMVVLAKSGEKQV; via the coding sequence ATGGAATCTTATCCTGAAAAAAGTTTTGATGTAATAATCTGCGGTGCCGGGCATGCTGGATGTGAAGCGGCTTTGGCCGCTACACGGATAGGGGCTCGAGCACTTATTCTTACAGGCAACATTGATTCAATTGCCCAAATGAGCTGTAATCCGGCTATAGGTGGACAGGCTAAGGGTCAAATTGTTCGTGAAATCGATGCCTTAGGGGGGGAAATGGCTTTGAATTCTGATACTACCGGGATCCAGTTTCGGCTATTAAATGCATCAAAAGGTCCGGCCGTTCAAGCCCCGAGAGCTCAATGCGATAAAAAAGCGTATCAGTTTCGCATGAAACATATATTAGAATTGCAGGAAAATCTTAGTTTGTTTCAAGGGATAGTAAGTGAACTTATTATAAAAAAAGGTCGGATTTGTGGTGTAAACACTAATTTAGGGATCAAATTTTTTGCGGAAAGCGTTATTGTTACAACAGGTACTTTTTTGCGGGGAATGATGCATATTGGGAAAAATCAGAACGAAGGTGGCCGGCTCGGTGATTTTGCCTCGAATACTTTGTCAAGTAGTTTGATTAAATCGGGAATAAAATTAAAACGGTTAAAAACCGGCACCCCACCTCGGATATTGGGCAGCAGCATTGATTTTAAAGAACTCCAGGAACAAAAAGGAGATGAAAAGCCAACCTTTTTCAGTTTTTTTGACACTAGGGGGCCAGAGAATTTGTTCCACGTGGAACAAATAGGGCAAAGAAAACTAGGGTGGAAACCCGGAACTCAACAGGTTTCTTGTTGGACGACACATACATCATCAAAAACAAACCAATTAGTTCGAAGGAATTTAACGCGTTCTCCTTTGTACGAAGGAATAATTGAAGGGGTAGGGCCACGTTATTGCCCGAGCATCGAAGATAAGGTTGTTCGGTTCGCGCAAAGAGAACGCCACTTGGTATTTTTGGAGCCTGAGGGTAGAAATACTGATGAATGGTATGTTAACGGTATGTCCACAAGCCTTCCCTTTGATGTACAAATAGATATGTTGAGGTCTGTTAAAGGTTTAGAAGCAGTGAAGGTTTTACGTCCGGCGTACGCTGTTGAATATGATTTCGCTCCGCCAACCCAGCTTTTAGCTTCCCTTGAATCAAAAAAAATAGAGGGGCTTTTTTTTGCAGGGCAGATTAACGGAACGTCAGGTTATGAGGAAGCTGCTGCTCAAGGTTTAATTGCTGGAGTTAATGCTGTAATGAAGGTTAGGGGACAGGAACCTTTAATTTTGGGCCGAGATGAAGCTTATATCGGTGTCTTGATAGATGATCTCGTTACAAAAGGAACTAAAGAGCCATATAGGATGTTCACGAGCCGAGCAGAATACAGATTGATGCTGAATCATGGGAGCGCAGAGATCCGGCTGGGACAACATGCAAAAAAGTATAAATTATTAAACGAGCATCGGTTAGGGAAGATCCACACCAAAATTGAAACAATAAAAAAATGGATAAAATTGCTAGAAGAAATGAAAAGTCCAAATGGTTCTTACGGCGACTTTATTCGGAGGGGCCGAAACCCAACTATATTACCAGAAGAATTTCTAGGATTAAACCAGGCTATCAAAGATGAGGTATTATATAAAATCGGCTTCAGGGGTTATTTGGAAAGGGAATCTAGACAAGCAGAAAAGTTCAAATCATTAGATTCGATTAAAATTCCGCAAGGCTTTGAATATAAGGGCATTACAGGATTGAAAGAAGAATCTATCGAAAAACTCGAGTCGATTAAACCGTACAATTTGGGGCAGGCTGGGCGAATTAGTGGGGTAAATCCAACTGATATAAACATTTTAATGGTAGTATTGGCAAAATCTGGAGAAAAACAGGTTTAG
- the mnmE gene encoding tRNA modification GTPase MnmE: MASKETIVAPVTPDGESAISVIRVGGPSCESLARNIFPGTSLEPRKALLGNYRASNGIILDQVVFTFFKKDASYTGEPTLEISSHGNPFITRKILDDLLSRGCRAADPGEFTRLAFLNGKMDLTQVESVLEIIQARSDRALASANAKLSGVIKNNVNLLVEKVLRVVASLEAYIDFPEEGLPNEDLQKSESTLDEVIEAIKELISNADLFDKTSDGFRVVIVGAVNAGKSSFMNSFLGEDRVLVSEEPGTTRDFVESRISLGSHLINLVDTAGIREAGGPVEILGIEKTREQIGSAEFIFYVLDSTEPEGDSLFHNLDLVNKDNDRIIVIENKIDKNNSGRHPEILRDSKHYRVSALTGEGIKDFKIEFQKTLDGVEATMPKSVIMVNARQASALKKSEESIQMAFKKIKRCVSPELVVSDLRHALIFLAEITGPIDNETMLDELFSKFCIGK; the protein is encoded by the coding sequence ATGGCTTCGAAGGAAACAATCGTTGCACCAGTTACCCCGGACGGAGAGTCAGCTATTTCTGTAATAAGAGTTGGAGGACCATCCTGCGAATCGTTAGCCAGGAATATTTTCCCTGGAACATCATTGGAACCGCGGAAAGCTCTCCTTGGAAATTACCGGGCTTCGAATGGGATAATTCTCGATCAGGTTGTTTTTACATTTTTTAAAAAAGACGCTTCTTACACGGGTGAGCCAACCCTTGAAATTTCATCCCATGGCAATCCCTTTATTACAAGGAAGATCCTTGATGACCTTTTATCAAGGGGTTGCCGTGCCGCTGATCCAGGAGAGTTTACTCGATTAGCATTTCTCAATGGGAAAATGGATCTGACCCAAGTTGAGTCTGTATTAGAAATTATCCAAGCTAGAAGCGATCGTGCATTAGCAAGTGCAAATGCAAAATTGAGTGGGGTCATAAAAAATAATGTTAATCTGTTGGTAGAAAAGGTCTTAAGGGTTGTCGCGAGTCTTGAGGCATACATAGATTTTCCAGAAGAAGGGTTACCTAATGAAGACCTTCAAAAATCTGAATCGACGTTGGATGAGGTAATAGAAGCAATCAAAGAATTAATATCTAATGCAGATCTTTTTGATAAAACTTCTGATGGGTTTCGGGTTGTAATCGTGGGTGCAGTTAATGCTGGTAAAAGCAGTTTTATGAACTCCTTTTTGGGAGAAGATCGAGTTCTGGTCAGCGAAGAGCCTGGAACTACCAGAGATTTTGTAGAAAGCCGGATTTCTTTAGGTTCTCATTTAATCAATCTAGTAGACACAGCCGGTATTAGAGAGGCAGGAGGTCCCGTTGAAATTTTAGGCATAGAAAAAACAAGAGAACAAATAGGATCGGCAGAATTTATATTTTATGTCCTTGATAGCACTGAGCCGGAAGGAGATAGTTTATTCCATAATTTGGATTTGGTTAATAAAGACAATGATCGTATCATTGTAATTGAGAACAAGATCGACAAAAATAATAGCGGCCGGCACCCAGAAATTTTAAGAGATTCGAAGCATTATCGGGTTTCCGCATTAACTGGTGAAGGAATAAAAGATTTCAAAATTGAATTTCAAAAAACATTAGATGGGGTTGAGGCAACAATGCCAAAATCAGTTATTATGGTGAACGCCCGTCAGGCCTCAGCATTAAAGAAATCCGAAGAATCTATTCAAATGGCATTTAAAAAAATTAAGCGATGTGTTTCACCCGAATTAGTTGTCAGCGATTTACGTCATGCCTTAATTTTCTTAGCGGAGATAACTGGTCCGATCGATAATGAAACGATGTTAGATGAACTTTTTAGTAAGTTCTGTATCGGGAAATAG
- the recA gene encoding Protein RecA, which yields MAKQATATGQSTKEEGKKTLDFAISAINKQFGVGSIMRMGDAAQMNVEVISTGSVAIDLALGVGGLPRGRICEIFGPESSGKTTLCLALIAEAQKKGGTAVFIDVEHALEPRYAQIVGVDVENLIVSQPESGEDALNIAETLIKSGAVDIVVVDSVAALVSKQELDGQMGDATVGSQARLMSQAMRRLTAAISRTQCICLFTNQIREKIGVMFGNPETQPGGRALKFFSSVRMDIRRIGAIKDTTGKVVGNRTRVKVVKNKVAPPFAECEFDIMYSEGISKTGSVLDLGMEHRIIEKKGSWYAHNGNLVGQGREAAKLYFAENQDVMESITKAILEKVFLANGGDKPLPGANQG from the coding sequence ATGGCAAAACAGGCAACCGCAACTGGACAATCTACGAAAGAGGAAGGCAAGAAAACTCTAGATTTTGCAATATCAGCTATCAATAAGCAATTTGGGGTTGGATCCATCATGCGAATGGGAGATGCCGCGCAAATGAACGTGGAGGTGATATCAACGGGATCAGTTGCGATAGATTTAGCTCTGGGTGTAGGGGGTTTACCCCGAGGTCGTATTTGTGAGATATTTGGCCCTGAGTCTTCAGGAAAAACAACACTTTGCCTCGCATTGATCGCAGAAGCGCAAAAAAAGGGCGGAACCGCGGTGTTTATTGACGTGGAACACGCTTTGGAGCCACGCTATGCTCAAATAGTTGGTGTTGACGTGGAGAATTTGATAGTTTCCCAGCCCGAAAGTGGTGAAGATGCACTTAATATTGCAGAAACTCTAATAAAATCAGGAGCAGTCGATATTGTAGTGGTCGATTCTGTAGCGGCTTTGGTATCCAAACAAGAACTTGATGGACAAATGGGAGATGCGACTGTTGGTTCCCAGGCTCGTTTAATGAGCCAAGCAATGCGTAGACTGACTGCTGCAATCAGCCGGACCCAGTGTATTTGCCTTTTTACGAACCAGATTCGAGAGAAAATTGGGGTAATGTTCGGAAATCCTGAAACACAACCCGGCGGTCGAGCTCTAAAGTTTTTCTCATCTGTGCGAATGGATATTCGTCGGATCGGAGCAATAAAAGATACAACTGGAAAGGTTGTCGGAAACAGAACTCGCGTGAAAGTAGTGAAGAATAAAGTCGCCCCACCCTTTGCGGAATGTGAATTTGATATCATGTACAGCGAAGGAATTTCAAAAACTGGTTCTGTTTTGGATTTAGGAATGGAACATAGAATTATAGAAAAAAAAGGTTCTTGGTATGCCCATAATGGAAACCTTGTAGGCCAAGGTAGAGAAGCAGCGAAATTATATTTTGCTGAAAACCAAGATGTTATGGAATCTATCACGAAGGCAATACTGGAAAAAGTTTTTCTAGCTAATGGAGGCGATAAACCTTTACCAGGTGCTAACCAGGGCTGA
- the mqnB gene encoding Futalosine hydrolase yields the protein MQFIVTALRAEAAPLIRKFGLKQNTSSRIFQRFESKEITLVVSGVGKVLSAIATTWILNQGEQSENSSALNFGLCGCSDRKIPLGSLAVINKITDHGSGRNFYPEVLLRHTSVESSLTTHDAPVFCDDPDNTPTGMADMEASGFFQAAARNLPLERILCLKLVSDYLEPRDFEAKAVEDLVEDRVGEIEQILANGRLPIRNQNHFNSLDEQLLNTIEKNLRLTFTQKRQMHSWALAFVIRNETNLKSLEPFSIRPPVDRRDRNKQLTEIKAILSQ from the coding sequence ATGCAATTCATTGTAACAGCGCTCCGTGCTGAAGCGGCGCCCCTAATCCGCAAATTCGGACTTAAGCAGAATACATCGTCGCGTATCTTTCAACGCTTTGAGAGTAAAGAGATAACTCTGGTCGTTAGCGGGGTAGGAAAGGTTCTATCCGCAATTGCAACCACTTGGATTCTCAATCAGGGCGAACAAAGTGAAAATTCGTCAGCATTAAATTTCGGCCTCTGTGGATGTTCTGACAGAAAAATTCCGCTAGGTAGTCTAGCGGTGATAAATAAAATTACGGACCATGGATCCGGTCGGAATTTTTATCCCGAGGTTCTGCTCCGGCATACATCCGTCGAATCTTCGCTAACGACTCATGATGCACCAGTGTTTTGCGATGACCCCGATAACACACCGACGGGGATGGCCGATATGGAAGCAAGCGGTTTCTTTCAGGCAGCCGCAAGGAACCTGCCGCTTGAACGTATTCTCTGTCTAAAGTTGGTGTCGGATTATTTGGAGCCGAGAGATTTTGAGGCAAAAGCTGTAGAGGATCTAGTGGAAGATAGAGTAGGGGAGATCGAACAGATTTTGGCAAACGGTCGGCTCCCTATAAGAAATCAAAACCATTTTAACTCTCTAGATGAACAGCTTCTCAATACAATTGAGAAAAACCTCCGCTTAACATTCACTCAGAAGCGCCAGATGCACTCATGGGCGCTTGCATTCGTTATCAGGAACGAGACCAATCTTAAAAGTCTGGAACCATTTTCTATTAGGCCGCCGGTGGATAGGCGGGATAGAAATAAACAGCTGACAGAAATAAAGGCGATCCTTTCGCAATGA
- the splG gene encoding Spore photoproduct lyase, with product MKLNPNFSHIYIEENAIPYKWAQRILARFPKATVIHISDYKEVFGRSGQNFRLQKASMKLILAVKKDGFLYPGSPNAQNFGLTNFYYNALILNCLYDCTYCYLQGMYTSGNPLLFVNLEDYFTATNKALHRREDPYSPLYLAISYDTDLLAFESIIPYCREWIQFARNTPELLIEIRTKSVNYGSIKDLEPTDQVILAWTLSPASVAGTYEQGAPPLIHRLQAAQRAIDNGWQVRLCFDPVLRTDDWLEHYSDCIEETFKVIKADSVHDVTIGGFRLSSDHFKEMRSVRHDSALLHYPYKRKGNVVSYSETENAEINEFMIEKLKMYIPKDRIAAWTSL from the coding sequence ATGAAATTAAATCCCAATTTTTCGCATATCTACATAGAGGAAAATGCTATTCCTTACAAATGGGCCCAACGCATCCTTGCCCGATTTCCCAAGGCAACTGTTATTCATATAAGCGATTATAAGGAGGTGTTCGGCCGTTCGGGACAGAACTTCCGACTACAGAAGGCGAGTATGAAATTAATCCTAGCTGTGAAAAAAGACGGCTTTCTTTACCCAGGAAGTCCTAATGCACAGAACTTTGGCCTGACAAATTTCTACTACAACGCACTCATTTTAAACTGCCTCTACGACTGCACCTACTGCTACCTTCAAGGTATGTACACTTCTGGCAATCCGCTCTTATTTGTTAATCTTGAAGACTACTTCACAGCCACAAACAAAGCTCTTCACAGACGGGAAGATCCTTATTCTCCCCTCTATCTCGCTATTTCCTATGACACCGATTTACTTGCTTTTGAATCCATCATTCCCTACTGCCGCGAATGGATCCAATTTGCCAGAAATACGCCTGAACTTCTCATCGAGATCAGAACCAAAAGCGTCAACTATGGATCAATCAAGGATTTAGAACCAACCGACCAAGTGATTTTGGCCTGGACACTGTCTCCTGCCAGCGTTGCTGGTACCTATGAGCAAGGAGCCCCACCCCTAATCCATCGACTTCAGGCTGCACAGAGAGCCATCGATAACGGCTGGCAAGTACGGCTTTGTTTTGATCCCGTACTCCGCACAGATGATTGGTTGGAACATTACTCAGACTGCATTGAGGAAACATTCAAGGTAATTAAAGCCGACAGTGTTCACGATGTTACAATAGGAGGTTTTCGGTTAAGTTCCGATCATTTTAAGGAAATGCGCTCGGTTAGACACGATTCGGCACTTCTCCACTATCCATACAAGAGAAAAGGAAACGTTGTCTCCTATTCGGAAACCGAGAATGCTGAGATAAACGAGTTTATGATCGAGAAATTAAAAATGTATATTCCTAAAGACAGGATAGCAGCATGGACGTCGCTATAG
- a CDS encoding putative oxidoreductase: MDVAIVTGAASGIGLAISRKLVEIGCRVYGLGGNFVNTPYSHEYFIPTPCELTDIEAIKEKVEQILAKEGGVFILVNNAKYFGSKPFLDEVNLAEFETVIRINLLCPLILTRLALPSLEKLQGFIINIASGSPESARGGPAGASAAGGLRWMGEALFEECRGSGVKVTTIFPQANRQVPVKPETHSEGSQTTIAPDAVARAVERIIRESDENVITEIVIRPQRLTEKPIPAPLLIPSPKIPKAITPDRPTSTLRALAEAEEAITSAAKKARKTSKKDMPKRVKSEERKSQESSSTAREPVLQKTPSSRRRIKQAPKKPGGGEIAQKKTKAKDSSQTTKPRAKSKRSSQENASSSVVPPQKLQSRKTKGPRPDPKRNRKITPKPTS; this comes from the coding sequence ATGGACGTCGCTATAGTCACTGGCGCTGCATCTGGAATAGGGCTCGCCATTTCCAGAAAGCTCGTCGAGATCGGTTGTCGAGTCTACGGCTTAGGTGGAAATTTCGTCAATACACCGTACAGCCATGAATACTTTATTCCGACTCCTTGCGAACTAACCGACATTGAGGCTATTAAAGAAAAGGTTGAACAGATTCTAGCCAAAGAAGGAGGTGTGTTCATACTTGTCAATAACGCGAAATATTTTGGATCAAAGCCTTTTCTCGATGAAGTAAATCTAGCTGAATTCGAAACCGTAATTAGAATAAACCTCCTTTGCCCTTTAATTCTTACCCGGTTGGCACTGCCGAGCTTGGAAAAATTACAAGGCTTTATAATTAATATCGCGTCAGGATCTCCAGAATCCGCTCGTGGCGGTCCTGCCGGTGCAAGTGCTGCGGGTGGCTTACGGTGGATGGGGGAGGCGCTTTTTGAGGAATGTCGTGGGTCTGGCGTCAAAGTTACTACAATTTTCCCGCAGGCGAATCGACAAGTGCCGGTTAAGCCCGAAACTCATTCGGAAGGTTCCCAGACCACCATTGCTCCTGATGCTGTCGCTAGAGCGGTCGAGAGGATCATACGTGAGTCCGATGAAAATGTGATCACGGAAATTGTCATCCGCCCACAACGGCTTACCGAAAAACCGATCCCCGCACCACTTCTCATACCCTCTCCTAAGATCCCCAAAGCGATTACTCCAGACCGACCAACCTCCACTCTGCGTGCTCTCGCTGAAGCTGAGGAAGCCATAACCAGCGCAGCGAAGAAGGCTAGAAAGACGTCAAAAAAAGATATGCCCAAGCGGGTAAAATCAGAGGAGAGGAAATCTCAAGAATCCTCTAGCACGGCAAGGGAACCGGTTTTGCAAAAGACCCCTAGTTCTCGCCGCAGAATTAAGCAAGCACCCAAGAAACCCGGAGGAGGGGAGATCGCGCAGAAAAAGACAAAAGCCAAAGATTCCTCTCAAACAACTAAGCCTCGGGCAAAATCAAAACGATCATCGCAAGAGAATGCCTCATCCTCAGTAGTTCCACCACAAAAACTGCAATCGAGAAAAACTAAGGGTCCTCGCCCTGACCCAAAAAGAAACCGTAAAATCACCCCTAAACCTACTTCCTAG
- the miaB gene encoding tRNA-2-methylthio-N(6)-dimethylallyladenosine synthase, producing MNRVYLKTYGCQMNIRDSEAVAAMLRERGYSVVESEHEADVVLLNTCAVRDQSEQKAIGKTGYLAKRKHRDPEFVIGILGCMAQNRGTALLERLPDLDLLVGTQKFHRVPDHLDNLKAALQGQGPKPDSIIDLDEEAGSQNTIRAHEIGKRKVSAFVSIMQGCNMKCSFCIVPKTRGSERSRSIDDIVKEIEELAASGTREVTLLGQIVTSYGRGEIPKRDGKGPFVQLLEAVSRIIGIERIRFTSPHPLGFKRDLVEAYGQLPKLCEYVHLPLQSGSNKILRSMKRPYSRERYRQIVNALRTVVPDIYLSTDVIVGFPGETNRDFEETQQFFEEIGFDMAYIFKYSKRSGTPSAAMENQVPKELKEARNQILLRILEKGSQDRNQSLVGTTQEVLVEGPARRGENTFTGRTRGNRKVVFSGQEHLVGELVPLRIEGATVSTLQGALL from the coding sequence ATGAACCGAGTATACCTGAAGACCTACGGCTGCCAGATGAACATTCGTGACTCTGAGGCAGTAGCAGCCATGCTGCGCGAACGTGGCTACAGTGTAGTCGAAAGTGAGCACGAGGCCGATGTTGTCCTGCTCAATACCTGTGCCGTTCGTGATCAATCGGAACAAAAGGCGATTGGGAAGACCGGTTATCTCGCCAAACGTAAACACCGGGATCCGGAATTCGTCATAGGAATTCTCGGGTGCATGGCCCAGAATCGGGGAACTGCTCTTCTCGAGCGGCTTCCAGACCTCGATCTCCTCGTCGGCACTCAAAAATTCCATCGGGTCCCGGACCATCTTGATAACTTGAAGGCGGCTCTTCAGGGACAAGGTCCGAAACCCGATTCTATTATCGATCTAGACGAAGAAGCGGGTTCTCAAAATACAATTCGCGCACACGAAATTGGTAAGCGAAAAGTGAGCGCATTCGTTTCCATAATGCAGGGATGTAATATGAAGTGTTCTTTTTGCATCGTGCCAAAAACGCGCGGCTCTGAACGTAGTCGATCGATTGACGACATCGTCAAGGAGATTGAAGAACTAGCAGCTTCTGGAACCCGAGAAGTTACCCTTCTCGGACAGATTGTTACCAGCTATGGTCGAGGCGAAATTCCCAAAAGGGACGGGAAAGGACCATTTGTCCAGCTTCTTGAGGCGGTAAGTAGGATAATCGGTATCGAGAGGATCCGTTTCACCTCGCCCCATCCTCTCGGTTTCAAAAGAGATCTAGTGGAAGCTTACGGTCAGCTGCCTAAACTCTGCGAGTACGTTCATCTCCCTCTCCAAAGTGGCTCCAATAAAATCCTCAGATCGATGAAGAGACCTTACTCTCGAGAGCGCTATAGGCAAATCGTAAATGCCCTCCGAACAGTCGTTCCAGATATCTATCTATCAACCGACGTGATTGTTGGGTTCCCAGGAGAAACAAACAGGGACTTTGAGGAAACCCAGCAGTTCTTCGAAGAGATCGGCTTCGATATGGCCTATATCTTCAAATACAGCAAACGCAGTGGCACTCCTTCTGCGGCAATGGAAAACCAAGTGCCCAAAGAATTAAAAGAGGCACGGAATCAGATTCTCCTTAGAATACTTGAAAAAGGATCGCAGGATCGCAACCAATCCCTGGTCGGTACCACTCAGGAAGTCTTGGTAGAAGGTCCCGCTCGCAGGGGGGAAAATACCTTTACTGGGAGAACACGCGGCAATCGTAAGGTGGTTTTCTCCGGACAAGAACATCTCGTGGGAGAATTAGTGCCCTTAAGAATCGAAGGCGCAACCGTTAGTACTTTACAAGGGGCTCTGCTTTGA
- the gmk gene encoding Guanylate kinase translates to MKQSLLILVSGPAGSGKTTLCEHLTKEFTPRVKQVVTATTRRPRNGERDGIEYIFLNREEFEAKIEAGEFYEHAKVHAHSYGTLKTEIEESLSSGNDLLLNIDVQGAAAYRSAAKNDPVLADRLVSVFVRLRNLSQAKERLMERGNDSSSEIAFRLQTAEIELQEWPHFDHSFISGSKEEDYKRFRNIYLNEKARILG, encoded by the coding sequence GTGAAGCAATCTCTGCTTATTTTAGTTTCAGGTCCGGCAGGGAGCGGGAAAACTACTCTCTGCGAACATCTTACAAAAGAATTCACTCCTCGGGTGAAACAGGTGGTAACGGCTACTACGCGTCGACCTCGAAACGGTGAACGTGACGGAATTGAGTATATCTTTCTCAATCGAGAAGAATTTGAAGCAAAAATAGAAGCCGGGGAATTCTACGAACACGCCAAGGTCCACGCTCATAGTTACGGTACCTTGAAGACTGAGATTGAAGAAAGCCTTTCTTCTGGAAACGACCTCCTCCTCAATATCGATGTCCAAGGTGCTGCCGCCTATCGTAGCGCTGCCAAGAATGATCCCGTTCTCGCAGACCGATTGGTCTCAGTTTTTGTCCGCCTTAGAAACCTATCGCAGGCCAAAGAACGCCTAATGGAAAGAGGAAATGACAGCTCCTCTGAAATCGCCTTCCGCCTCCAAACCGCAGAAATCGAACTCCAAGAGTGGCCCCATTTCGACCACTCTTTCATCAGCGGGAGCAAGGAAGAAGATTATAAGAGGTTTAGAAATATCTACCTAAACGAAAAAGCGAGAATCCTCGGTTAA
- the gndA gene encoding 6-phosphogluconate dehydrogenase, NADP(+)-dependent, decarboxylating, whose protein sequence is MAKEKSDIGLIGLALMGQNLALNIADHGFQISVYNRTLSKTKKFLAANPNTPGGLVGESTVERFVDSLSMPRKIIVLVQAGPGIDAVINTLIPLLNQDDIIIDGGNSNWIDTIRREKDLAQNGFRYIGLGVSGGEEGARNGPSLMPGGTLETCRELEPVWKLIAAKVDPDSGKPAEEGFPCTAYIGENGAGHYVKMIHNGIEYSDMQMICEAYDLMRTLLRMDPIEIGGVFSHWNNGVLDSFLIQITADILKQRDPDTGVSFVDIVLDTAGQKGTGKWTSVNALDMGICAPTIAEAVFARHMSAIKSERVTASKVLKGPVLDFGGDSKNFISSIQDALYCSKICSYAQGFQLMREAQKEYDWKLKFGEIAQIWRGGCIIRAAFLHKITEAFDRNPELANLLLDPYFKAAVEDAQKNWRKVIATAVQYGVATPTLSSALAYYDGYRAHRLPQNLLQAQRDYFGAHTYERTDQPRDKFYHIDWFDPKRPQHEA, encoded by the coding sequence ATGGCTAAAGAGAAGTCAGATATAGGCCTCATAGGTTTGGCTTTGATGGGGCAGAATCTCGCCCTCAACATAGCGGATCACGGGTTTCAAATATCAGTTTATAATCGCACCCTTTCCAAAACAAAAAAGTTCCTCGCGGCCAATCCCAATACACCTGGAGGTCTGGTTGGTGAGTCAACGGTGGAGAGATTTGTAGATTCACTTTCGATGCCCCGGAAAATCATTGTTTTGGTACAGGCAGGTCCAGGGATTGATGCTGTGATTAATACCTTGATTCCTCTCTTGAATCAGGATGATATAATCATCGATGGTGGAAATTCGAATTGGATTGATACGATCCGCCGGGAAAAAGATTTGGCCCAGAATGGATTCCGCTATATCGGGTTAGGGGTATCCGGAGGAGAAGAAGGCGCACGCAACGGGCCTTCTCTTATGCCGGGAGGAACGCTTGAGACTTGTCGGGAATTGGAGCCGGTATGGAAGCTTATCGCGGCCAAGGTGGATCCGGATTCGGGAAAACCGGCAGAAGAAGGGTTCCCCTGCACAGCTTACATCGGCGAGAACGGGGCTGGGCATTATGTGAAGATGATTCACAACGGGATCGAGTACAGCGATATGCAGATGATTTGTGAAGCCTACGACTTAATGCGCACACTACTCCGTATGGATCCTATAGAGATTGGAGGCGTTTTCTCACATTGGAATAATGGCGTCCTCGATTCTTTCCTTATCCAGATAACCGCGGATATCCTAAAACAAAGGGATCCGGATACGGGCGTATCCTTTGTGGACATAGTCCTCGACACTGCTGGCCAAAAGGGGACCGGGAAATGGACAAGTGTTAACGCTCTCGATATGGGAATCTGCGCTCCAACAATTGCTGAGGCGGTTTTTGCCCGCCACATGAGCGCGATTAAATCCGAACGGGTTACTGCCAGTAAAGTCCTTAAGGGGCCGGTCTTAGACTTTGGGGGTGACTCTAAAAACTTCATATCGTCCATCCAGGATGCTCTTTATTGCTCGAAGATCTGCTCCTATGCTCAGGGGTTTCAACTGATGCGAGAGGCACAGAAAGAATACGACTGGAAGCTGAAATTTGGTGAAATAGCCCAGATCTGGAGGGGAGGATGCATTATTCGAGCAGCTTTTTTACACAAGATCACCGAAGCCTTCGATCGTAATCCAGAATTAGCTAATCTCCTTCTCGACCCTTATTTTAAGGCCGCTGTGGAAGATGCACAAAAAAATTGGCGGAAAGTTATTGCCACAGCGGTTCAATATGGGGTTGCCACACCAACGCTGTCGTCCGCCTTGGCCTACTACGACGGGTATCGAGCTCATCGCCTACCTCAGAATCTACTTCAGGCTCAGAGGGACTATTTTGGAGCTCATACCTACGAACGCACTGACCAGCCGCGAGATAAATTCTACCATATTGACTGGTTTGATCCCAAGCGACCCCAGCACGAAGCTTAG